A single genomic interval of Microbacterium oleivorans harbors:
- a CDS encoding TetR/AcrR family transcriptional regulator — protein MEPKHEEAPEDEQRAGLRERRRRETQRELSDAALDLFEERGVHGTTVDDIARRAGTSQRTFFRYFPTKEAAVFASADDSARVVDDAIEAVRGGASIVEGIERGWLRLLDHLDEHPDEHLRTLRVRRVVGSEPSLLALALCNEAEQVEQLMQAAVQATDRETDMVAVRAAVSTLALILRLTFDEWARRAELNERASIRRIYSETRRGVAAIARDLEGEPRRVG, from the coding sequence ATGGAGCCGAAACACGAGGAGGCGCCCGAGGACGAGCAACGCGCCGGTCTGCGCGAACGTCGTCGTCGTGAGACGCAACGCGAGCTGTCGGACGCCGCCCTCGATCTCTTCGAGGAGCGCGGCGTGCACGGCACCACCGTCGACGACATCGCCCGGCGCGCCGGCACGTCCCAGCGCACCTTCTTCCGGTACTTCCCGACGAAGGAGGCCGCCGTCTTCGCCAGCGCCGACGACTCCGCCCGTGTCGTCGACGACGCCATCGAGGCCGTTCGCGGCGGCGCGTCCATCGTCGAGGGCATCGAGCGCGGCTGGCTGCGACTGCTCGACCACCTCGATGAACACCCCGACGAGCACCTCCGCACCCTGCGTGTGCGACGAGTCGTCGGCAGCGAGCCCTCGCTGCTCGCGCTCGCCCTCTGCAACGAGGCCGAGCAGGTCGAGCAGCTGATGCAGGCGGCCGTGCAGGCGACCGACCGCGAGACCGACATGGTCGCGGTGCGCGCCGCGGTCTCGACCCTCGCGCTGATCCTCCGCCTGACCTTCGACGAGTGGGCTCGCCGTGCGGAACTGAACGAGCGAGCGAGCATCCGTCGGATCTACAGCGAAACACGGCGGGGTGTCGCGGCGATCGCACGAGACCTCGAAGGCGAACCGCGTCGCGTCGGCTGA
- a CDS encoding TetR/AcrR family transcriptional regulator has translation MGRTQTYVRADVVRAARSVFWDQGYEGAALPDLERVTGLSRSSIYHGFGSKRGLFDAAVDSYLDEVIRPRLAPLRAEDVAPAALGEYLSGLHAALMRPGSLPASSGCLLVNTAAAPIARDETVARVVADYRAELRSAFGRGVAARRPELDEFERGLLADACTGLVVSAFVLVRVDAAGAGDALQTALALVEGTTPTS, from the coding sequence ATGGGCCGAACACAGACCTACGTGCGGGCCGACGTCGTCCGCGCCGCACGCTCCGTCTTCTGGGATCAGGGATACGAGGGCGCCGCGCTGCCCGATCTCGAGCGGGTGACGGGGCTGAGCAGGTCGAGCATCTATCACGGCTTCGGATCGAAGCGCGGGCTGTTCGACGCCGCAGTCGACAGCTACCTCGACGAGGTGATCCGCCCGCGTCTGGCGCCCTTGCGCGCCGAGGACGTGGCGCCCGCGGCCTTAGGGGAGTACCTCTCGGGCCTGCACGCCGCGCTCATGCGTCCGGGTTCGCTTCCGGCCTCGAGCGGATGTCTGCTGGTGAACACCGCCGCCGCGCCGATCGCCCGAGACGAGACCGTCGCCCGGGTCGTCGCCGACTACCGGGCCGAGCTTCGATCGGCCTTCGGCCGCGGTGTGGCCGCACGCCGCCCGGAGCTCGACGAATTCGAGCGCGGCCTGCTGGCCGACGCCTGCACCGGGCTCGTGGTGTCGGCCTTCGTCCTGGTGCGGGTGGATGCCGCCGGGGCCGGCGACGCGCTGCAGACGGCGCTCGCGCTCGTCGAGGGCACTACGCCCACCTCCTGA
- a CDS encoding ABC transporter ATP-binding protein, with the protein MTTVTEGLTGTGTAPDVIRSDDVPPVIELRDVTRSFPGPPEVQALKGINLTVADGDYVSIVGPSGSGKSTMLNILGLLDRPTVGEYRLAGELTGGYSEDERAAVRARRLGFVFQAFHLMPRRTVLENVMLPMLYSGTPRGERGDRAQAALERVGLGHRVDFLPGLLSGGERQRVAVARAVVTQPRVILADEPTGNLDQATTADIMALFEELNAGGLTFVVITHDQHVADRAARRIRIADGRMSELA; encoded by the coding sequence ATGACGACGGTGACCGAGGGCCTGACCGGCACGGGCACCGCGCCCGACGTCATCCGTTCGGATGACGTTCCGCCGGTGATCGAGCTGCGCGACGTGACCCGTTCGTTCCCGGGGCCCCCCGAGGTGCAGGCGCTGAAGGGGATCAACCTCACCGTCGCGGACGGCGACTACGTCTCGATCGTCGGGCCCAGCGGCTCGGGCAAGTCGACGATGCTCAACATCCTCGGTCTCCTCGACCGCCCGACCGTGGGCGAGTACCGTCTGGCGGGCGAGCTCACCGGCGGCTACAGCGAGGACGAGCGCGCGGCCGTGCGAGCGCGACGGCTGGGGTTCGTCTTCCAGGCGTTCCATCTCATGCCGCGCCGCACGGTTCTCGAGAACGTCATGCTCCCGATGCTGTACAGCGGCACACCGCGCGGCGAGCGCGGCGACCGCGCCCAGGCCGCGCTCGAACGCGTCGGCCTCGGTCATCGCGTCGACTTCCTGCCCGGACTCCTCTCGGGGGGTGAGCGCCAGCGTGTCGCCGTCGCCCGGGCCGTCGTGACGCAGCCGCGGGTGATCCTGGCGGATGAGCCGACCGGCAACCTCGACCAGGCGACGACCGCCGACATCATGGCGCTGTTCGAAGAGCTCAACGCGGGCGGTCTCACCTTCGTCGTCATCACCCACGACCAGCACGTCGCCGATCGCGCGGCGCGCCGCATCCGCATCGCGGACGGTCGGATGAGCGAGCTCGCCTGA
- a CDS encoding D-alanyl-D-alanine carboxypeptidase family protein yields MEERTRDGDDLVEFAEMLRGGGATDRAARAIDPAARRRRRRRGLIASAVVAVVVLAPPAGYAAWALNAPLRAPLAAITAPSAPAAPPAADIRFAPDGVAALSVAGAEAYLGPEAAGVWARYGDDEPRPIASITKLVTALVVLDAFPLADASDVGPTLTFDRADHALYDAYFVRDATIAAMPAGSSMSLRDALATMLVPSASNYAEVIAVWAFGSVDGYRRAADRWLSARGLERTTIVEPTGLDPRNTSTPTDLIALGRLAKADPTVSAIAATPSVSFPATGPLANTNRMLGEMGIDGLKTGTLEDSGSNLLYSATVDVGTAEPLRVIGVALGGASQQAVGASAAGVLQRLAAGFHRTALAQPGQRIGTYTTAWGSSLDVVLAEGASLLTWSDTPIVVEMQHREPVEWVDGETIGEVTWTAGPETDSTPVVLEGMIEPPTAWWRLTHPGEIG; encoded by the coding sequence ATGGAGGAACGCACACGGGACGGCGATGATCTCGTCGAGTTCGCGGAGATGCTCCGTGGTGGCGGGGCCACCGACCGCGCGGCGCGGGCCATCGACCCGGCGGCGCGGCGTCGCCGTCGCCGTCGGGGACTCATCGCCTCGGCCGTGGTCGCCGTCGTCGTGCTCGCGCCGCCTGCCGGGTACGCGGCCTGGGCGTTGAACGCGCCGCTGCGAGCGCCGCTGGCGGCCATCACCGCGCCGTCGGCGCCGGCCGCTCCGCCGGCCGCCGACATCCGCTTCGCCCCCGACGGCGTCGCCGCGTTGTCGGTGGCGGGGGCCGAGGCCTACCTGGGACCGGAGGCTGCGGGTGTCTGGGCACGTTACGGTGACGACGAGCCGCGCCCGATCGCGAGCATCACCAAGCTCGTCACCGCCCTCGTGGTGCTCGACGCGTTCCCTCTCGCCGACGCCTCCGACGTCGGCCCGACGCTGACCTTCGACCGTGCCGACCACGCGCTGTACGACGCGTATTTCGTCCGGGATGCGACGATCGCGGCGATGCCCGCGGGGAGCTCGATGTCGCTGCGCGACGCCCTCGCGACGATGCTCGTGCCTTCGGCGAGCAACTACGCCGAGGTGATCGCTGTCTGGGCTTTCGGCTCCGTCGACGGGTATCGCCGCGCCGCGGACCGATGGTTGTCGGCACGCGGCCTCGAGCGCACGACCATCGTCGAGCCGACGGGCCTCGACCCGCGCAACACGAGCACGCCGACCGACCTGATCGCCCTGGGCCGGCTGGCGAAGGCGGACCCGACGGTGTCGGCCATCGCCGCGACGCCGTCCGTGTCGTTCCCGGCGACGGGGCCGCTGGCGAACACCAACCGCATGTTGGGCGAGATGGGCATCGACGGCCTGAAGACCGGGACGCTCGAGGACAGCGGGTCCAACCTCCTCTACAGCGCGACGGTCGATGTCGGCACGGCGGAGCCGTTGCGTGTGATCGGGGTGGCGCTCGGCGGCGCTTCGCAGCAGGCGGTGGGCGCGAGCGCGGCAGGTGTGCTGCAGCGCCTGGCCGCGGGCTTCCACCGCACGGCCCTCGCGCAGCCCGGTCAGCGGATCGGCACCTACACGACGGCCTGGGGGAGCAGCCTCGACGTCGTGCTCGCAGAGGGCGCCTCGCTGCTGACGTGGTCCGATACGCCGATCGTCGTCGAGATGCAGCACCGTGAGCCGGTCGAGTGGGTCGACGGCGAGACGATCGGCGAGGTCACCTGGACGGCCGGCCCCGAGACCGACAGCACGCCGGTCGTCCTCGAGGGCATGATCGAGCCGCCCACCGCGTGGTGGCGTCTCACTCATCCGGGTGAAATCGGCTGA
- a CDS encoding CGNR zinc finger domain-containing protein: protein MQLNPYGEYAVMLAASLANDWPADRDGVVERSYEFGMTAVYAPASDSDLDRTRLVVDGWLDVVDAPTAEHRAALLNRRMAEATAYPRLTDHDGGWHLHYRDDDQRLPQVLGAVIAVGTALHLTTRGMDRLGRCAAGDAPGDPCRNVVVDITRNGRQRYCSVRCANRDGVRRHRARAAALPHGAA from the coding sequence ATGCAACTCAACCCTTACGGCGAGTACGCGGTCATGCTGGCGGCGTCGCTTGCGAACGACTGGCCCGCAGACCGCGACGGCGTCGTGGAGCGCTCGTACGAGTTCGGGATGACGGCGGTGTACGCGCCCGCGTCGGACTCCGATCTGGATCGCACCCGGCTGGTCGTCGACGGCTGGCTCGACGTCGTCGATGCGCCGACCGCCGAGCACCGCGCCGCCCTCCTGAACCGTCGGATGGCGGAGGCGACCGCCTACCCCCGGCTGACCGATCACGACGGCGGGTGGCACCTGCACTACCGCGACGACGACCAGCGCCTGCCGCAGGTGCTGGGTGCGGTGATCGCGGTGGGGACGGCCCTCCATCTCACGACGCGCGGGATGGACCGGCTCGGCAGGTGTGCCGCGGGGGACGCCCCGGGCGACCCGTGCCGAAATGTCGTGGTCGACATCACGCGCAACGGGCGGCAGCGCTACTGCTCGGTCCGGTGCGCCAACCGTGACGGCGTCCGTCGACACCGCGCCCGAGCGGCCGCACTACCGCACGGCGCGGCGTGA
- a CDS encoding WcbI family polysaccharide biosynthesis putative acetyltransferase: protein MSTAQRDHELPDGFGVVVGNCQAESLRIVLDAPDRPTVRVPAVHEMTAADAERLHALLRRASFLVAQPVREDYHGLPLGTRQLAASLPATAALVTFPVVRYAGLHPFQAALHVPGVDEVPPVVAYHDVRTLAALIGLPVRDALDREGVLATADDSLAELRRREQDIDVAVSDLLHPTSAELMRTVNHPGNPIWMPLGERVLDALGDAGEPTDPGRPLLNSVRAPLEPWVVDAWGLSDEPHPHWLVGGVEIDPAEVAEAHIAWYRRHPLFVEGATTRLRATFARWRS, encoded by the coding sequence GTGTCGACAGCGCAGCGCGACCACGAGCTTCCCGACGGCTTCGGGGTCGTGGTGGGCAACTGCCAGGCCGAATCGCTGCGGATCGTCCTCGATGCCCCCGATCGCCCGACGGTCCGCGTCCCCGCCGTCCACGAGATGACGGCGGCGGATGCCGAACGCCTGCACGCGCTTCTGCGTCGTGCCTCGTTCCTGGTCGCCCAGCCCGTGCGCGAGGACTACCACGGGCTGCCGCTCGGCACGCGGCAGCTGGCGGCGTCCCTCCCGGCGACGGCCGCTCTCGTGACCTTTCCGGTGGTTCGCTACGCCGGTCTCCACCCGTTCCAGGCGGCGCTCCACGTGCCGGGGGTCGACGAGGTCCCGCCGGTGGTGGCATACCACGACGTCCGCACCCTGGCTGCGCTCATCGGGCTTCCCGTCCGCGACGCTCTCGATCGCGAGGGAGTCCTGGCCACGGCGGACGACTCGCTCGCCGAGCTGCGCCGGCGCGAACAGGACATCGACGTCGCGGTCTCGGATCTGCTGCATCCCACCTCGGCCGAGCTCATGAGGACGGTCAATCACCCCGGCAACCCGATCTGGATGCCGCTGGGCGAGCGTGTGCTCGACGCGTTGGGTGACGCGGGCGAGCCCACCGATCCGGGCAGGCCGCTGCTGAACTCGGTGCGGGCTCCCCTCGAGCCGTGGGTGGTGGATGCGTGGGGCCTGTCCGACGAGCCGCACCCGCACTGGCTCGTCGGCGGCGTCGAGATCGACCCCGCCGAGGTCGCCGAAGCCCACATCGCCTGGTACCGACGGCATCCTCTCTTCGTCGAAGGCGCGACGACGCGACTGCGCGCCACCTTCGCCCGCTGGCGCTCGTGA
- a CDS encoding NADP-dependent oxidoreductase encodes MNNDTSTQIRLARRPEGWPTPDDFTVATVTLDEPAPGEVRVANAFVSVDPYMRGRMNDVRSYVPPYALGDVIAGGAIGRVVASASDALPVGTVVLHQHGWSDVVQADASTFRAVAELPGVPLSVRLHILGMTGLTAYVGLTAIARLQPGDTVFVSGAAGAVGTAVGQIAKLLGAGRVIGSAGSAEKAALLTAKYGYDAALDYKDAPVREQLATLAPEGVDVFFDNVGGDHLEAALDVMNTGGRIALCGAIAGYNSTEKSPGPDNMANMITRGLSATGFTLGSYLHLSPEFTERMTGWFAEGRIAYDETIVDGIENTVEAFLAMMRGANTGKMLVRIPEA; translated from the coding sequence GTGAACAACGACACGAGCACGCAGATCCGTCTCGCCCGCCGCCCCGAGGGGTGGCCGACCCCCGACGACTTCACCGTCGCCACCGTCACGCTCGACGAGCCGGCTCCCGGCGAGGTGCGCGTGGCCAACGCGTTCGTCTCGGTCGACCCGTACATGCGCGGTCGCATGAACGACGTGCGCAGCTACGTGCCGCCGTACGCATTGGGTGACGTCATCGCCGGAGGGGCCATCGGACGCGTGGTGGCGTCGGCCTCCGACGCGCTTCCGGTGGGCACCGTCGTGCTGCACCAGCACGGCTGGTCGGATGTCGTCCAGGCCGATGCGTCGACCTTCCGTGCGGTCGCCGAGCTTCCCGGCGTTCCCCTCTCGGTCCGGCTTCACATCCTCGGGATGACCGGGCTCACGGCATACGTCGGATTGACCGCGATCGCGCGGTTGCAGCCGGGAGACACCGTCTTCGTCTCGGGCGCCGCCGGCGCCGTGGGCACCGCGGTCGGCCAGATCGCGAAGCTGCTCGGTGCGGGCCGGGTCATCGGCTCGGCCGGCTCGGCCGAGAAGGCGGCGCTGCTGACGGCGAAGTACGGCTACGACGCGGCGCTCGATTACAAGGACGCACCCGTCCGCGAGCAGCTCGCGACGCTCGCGCCCGAGGGCGTCGACGTCTTCTTCGACAACGTCGGCGGCGACCACCTCGAGGCGGCGCTGGACGTGATGAACACCGGTGGACGCATCGCGCTGTGCGGAGCCATCGCCGGGTACAACTCGACCGAGAAGTCCCCCGGCCCCGACAACATGGCCAACATGATCACGCGGGGCCTCTCGGCCACCGGCTTCACCCTCGGGTCGTACCTGCACCTGTCGCCGGAGTTCACCGAGAGGATGACCGGCTGGTTCGCCGAGGGCCGCATCGCCTATGACGAGACGATCGTCGACGGCATCGAGAACACCGTCGAGGCGTTCCTGGCGATGATGCGCGGAGCGAACACCGGCAAGATGCTCGTCCGCATCCCCGAGGCCTGA
- a CDS encoding DHA2 family efflux MFS transporter permease subunit translates to MRTGPVIALLVASAFVVILNETIMGVALPRLMVDLDITAATAQWLTTGFLLTMAVVIPLTGYLLARFPLRRIFFTAMTLFAAGTLIAALAPGFGMLLTGRVVQASGTAIMMPLLMTTVLNVVEPSRRGRMMGVISIVIAVAPAIGPTVSGLILSVLDWRWMFWLVLPIALLALALGAIWVKNVTETREARFDVASVILSAVGFGGLIFGLSSIGESAAGHAPVPVWIPLVVGALSLAAFVVRQLALQKQDAALLDLRTFRSRSFSLAVVLVVVVMSALFGSLILLPLYLQQVLGLDTLTVGLMLLPGGVLMGLIAPVVGALFDRFGPTPLVIPGMIVAAAALWGMTTFGTETSIGWIIAVHMTLNLGLGCVFTPLLTSALGSLPARLYSHGSATVSTLQQVAGAAGTALFVTLMSVGAAAAAAGGAAAVSATASGVHTAFFTGAVIASVAVALTFFVRKPEPVEAAPQVAAH, encoded by the coding sequence GTGCGCACCGGACCCGTCATCGCCCTGCTCGTGGCGTCGGCGTTCGTCGTCATCCTCAACGAGACGATCATGGGCGTCGCCCTGCCGCGACTGATGGTCGATCTCGACATCACCGCGGCGACGGCGCAGTGGCTGACTACCGGTTTCCTCCTCACGATGGCCGTGGTGATCCCGCTCACCGGCTACCTGCTCGCGCGGTTCCCGCTGCGACGCATCTTCTTCACCGCGATGACCCTCTTCGCCGCGGGCACCCTGATCGCGGCCCTGGCGCCCGGCTTCGGGATGCTGTTGACCGGACGCGTCGTGCAGGCGTCGGGCACCGCGATCATGATGCCGCTGCTGATGACGACGGTGCTCAACGTCGTCGAGCCCTCGCGCCGCGGGCGCATGATGGGCGTCATCAGCATCGTGATCGCGGTGGCGCCGGCGATCGGCCCCACCGTCTCGGGGCTGATCCTGTCGGTGCTCGACTGGCGCTGGATGTTCTGGCTCGTCCTCCCCATCGCCCTGCTGGCCCTCGCTCTCGGCGCCATCTGGGTCAAGAACGTCACCGAGACGCGCGAGGCGCGCTTCGACGTCGCGTCGGTCATCCTCTCGGCCGTCGGATTCGGCGGACTCATCTTCGGGCTGAGCTCGATCGGCGAATCGGCCGCCGGGCACGCCCCGGTGCCGGTGTGGATCCCGCTCGTCGTCGGCGCCCTCTCGCTCGCGGCGTTCGTTGTCCGCCAGCTCGCGCTGCAGAAGCAGGACGCTGCGCTGCTCGACCTCCGGACCTTCCGCTCGCGGTCGTTCAGCCTCGCCGTCGTGCTGGTGGTCGTGGTGATGTCGGCGCTGTTCGGCTCGCTCATCCTGCTGCCGCTCTACCTGCAGCAGGTCCTGGGGCTCGACACTCTGACCGTGGGTCTCATGCTGCTTCCCGGCGGTGTGCTGATGGGGCTGATCGCACCCGTCGTTGGTGCGCTGTTCGACCGATTCGGACCGACCCCGCTGGTCATCCCGGGCATGATCGTCGCCGCGGCGGCGCTGTGGGGCATGACCACCTTCGGCACCGAGACCTCGATCGGATGGATCATCGCCGTGCACATGACCCTGAACCTCGGCCTCGGCTGCGTCTTCACACCGCTGCTCACCTCGGCGCTCGGTTCGCTGCCGGCGCGTCTGTACTCGCACGGCAGTGCGACCGTGAGCACCCTCCAGCAGGTGGCGGGTGCGGCGGGCACCGCCCTGTTCGTGACGCTCATGTCGGTGGGGGCGGCCGCAGCGGCCGCGGGCGGAGCGGCCGCCGTCTCGGCGACCGCGAGCGGCGTGCACACCGCCTTCTTCACGGGTGCGGTGATCGCCTCGGTCGCCGTGGCGCTGACCTTCTTCGTCCGCAAGCCCGAACCCGTCGAAGCCGCGCCGCAGGTCGCGGCGCACTGA
- a CDS encoding DUF1304 domain-containing protein yields MVIIGLALAGLAALVHVYIFYLESIAWTGARARATFGSGTAEQAQTQKALAFNQGFYNLFLAIAALLGIALLATGQTEVGATLVFTGAGSMVAASLVLILSDPSKASAALKQGVIPALAIASLIIGLATS; encoded by the coding sequence ATGGTCATCATCGGTCTCGCGCTCGCGGGTCTCGCGGCCCTCGTCCACGTCTACATCTTCTATCTCGAGTCCATCGCGTGGACCGGCGCTCGGGCTCGCGCGACGTTCGGCAGCGGCACGGCGGAACAGGCGCAGACGCAGAAGGCGCTCGCCTTCAACCAGGGCTTCTACAACCTGTTCCTCGCCATCGCCGCCCTGCTCGGCATCGCTCTCCTCGCCACCGGTCAGACCGAGGTCGGCGCGACGCTCGTGTTCACCGGGGCCGGCTCGATGGTGGCCGCGAGCCTCGTGCTGATCCTGTCCGACCCGTCGAAGGCGTCGGCCGCCCTCAAGCAGGGCGTCATCCCCGCTCTCGCCATCGCCAGCCTCATCATCGGTCTCGCCACCTCCTGA